The following are encoded together in the Bactrocera neohumeralis isolate Rockhampton chromosome 6, APGP_CSIRO_Bneo_wtdbg2-racon-allhic-juicebox.fasta_v2, whole genome shotgun sequence genome:
- the LOC126763534 gene encoding citron Rho-interacting kinase, protein MAPQREPISVRTTRLNNLILNRSCFAGFGNGAIQRKSIAAGRRSTYGAATVSPALSEALTRESLLDALCLLYNECSKDSLKKRDRNIAEFVQKYRPIVEEAQSLRANADDFTVKTLIGKGYFGNVHLVIERQTNDVYAMKKIKKSVVTTSQVKEERDIMARRSSEWITNLQYAFQDTDNLYLIMEFLPGGDLLSLMTRQGPFDEELARFYLSELTLAIHSLHEIGYVHRDIKPENILIDRFGHIKLADFGNAAALDRDGHVFSLSPVGTPDYIAPELLQTISTYKLTKSMHDVSCDFWSMGIIGYELICEITPFHEENVHETYSKILSHCEDSHLKEIITFPSDINVSESYKNLIGSLVTNPTNRLPYEKIKRHPFFESVKWETLRSQVPPIIPTVNSDDDTSNFEDVIRNKRRTNTFVKKSITTNVQSNEFCGRDLPFLGYSFVHMAKQSADAEGVADDARFSRLNIKIKDLQSNLKERVEEINKLKQQLIRAEQAAKQSNTQSKILQDAKDEINKMKNVIKEKTMELAACKTQIKTLQSSVKVEEEMWEKKEATITELLRVNRQKYEEAKIASEQRYEKLIAEKKHELANIIRKLDARESELNGKAEECKHLQEKMENYKEMLRQYKDQALADKEAFERNKLQLSETYEQKLTELRSKLRNEKDSKSRLTMVLREVRNEVDESVSTSKSLQESKLAMEKNNDEILKRLNRELEENNSLHAQNTQLEQQLESAQKALQDQQHEINRLERELNVAECGKNLAQSELATQQSSPYETAPGSLTELHVIEEQLRADLETAKENENVQKTRADKLQQIVEKLEEMLDKFNEQALSLSPRKGGASSNESNEHPVAHHIPSSVGDMLEKQNEKLEDRLVAVREQMIVERQAARTANLSLWKVEKQLEEAIAEKKMTQRRMELTEDKIKKIQSEKDEALRQCKTAHDETKQREERIRELRDEISSLKRDVMKEHRMWEKAEQERMQCKSEIIEHISNAQKLEERLSDLNQKLQQIQQKNDSLLLENKKLQRELNEERERSNSASDKSSHIQIELNNLKDNYERLKFACTITDNQLTEVESMLEAEQNRNKSHQEKLDNLNATLRKKEDLIAQLRKELSDEQVQKSASESRVQALNTEITECAENLAQTQKKLIAQQQQMMEQTNHLYQTQERVEVLTNETANLQTLNGNHERELTLLKEENARILSELFHTKEHCERLQQELRDALVNSNELHAEIDELQEIMAEKESFYVQRDIKSEATLAQHKKLIDYLQLKVEDLSHKKKLTFTEKLFGSSAHSNASKKENISPAAVETSILYRTLKEELRREKQRSKTLQDQIDKLNGVSQNIVGSTSGMRSPLKSVIKNESNTEDNANKTVGTLPKSSQKQTQADAKATTSNLQVTNEQAHHRFELALQETNNCDNTCIACKKPLIAGSPFWKCKECKIAAHRKCRIDVHTQCGNQIDQVALFSQTAEDQSDIDSISKYSYEGKLDDIGDATESASDVAQNEYTGNLIFCVEVQHNNENLEPLEINCAFEIEEQKIILLGCNTGLFALHIQQPQRLMHIAGIDSVSCIAVSLPLAKAVLVGARGESLFQCDFRQLLSRSQSSSPYVKNSLEASVLDLPFCNRSTNEKWQMVKISNEADNALDSVAIAATSTRIVIMKYDLKQQKFAPVRALDTATPVSSILFTRLTAIVSSDKFFEIDLETYAAEEFVDLSDHALSHIHNCQPVVAIRISQQEFLLCFMECGIFVDEYGCRSRPYDLNWEYTPTGFIYREPFLYIAHFQSVQILRIHRSYTKELASANNMKDMDADVDDSCSNSKRIYLRFYMPTLLTESGKVNVYMLAIQKETGLQQIYHLDSFQAFKQKLNESLETISSIATAITAESIPTSNPESID, encoded by the exons GCCCAATCGCTACGTGCTAATGCTGATGATTTTACAGTAAAGACACTCATTGGTAAAGGATATTTCGGCAATGTTCACTTAGTTATTGAACGCCAGACGAATGATGTCTATGccatgaagaagataaaaaaatcgGTGGTCACCACATCACAAGTAAAAGAAGAACGTGATATAATGGCACGTCGAAGTTCTGAATGGATAACAAATCTTCAATACGCATTTCAA gATACTGACAATCTGTATTTAATAATGGAATTTCTTCCTGGCGGTGATTTACTAAGCTTAATGACACGGCAAGGACCCTTTGACGAAGAACTTGCACGATTTTATCTCTCTGAACTTACGTTGGCTATACATTCGCTTCATGAAATAGGCTATGTACACCGCGATATCAAaccagaaaatattttgatcGATCGCTTTGGACACATTAAACTTGCAGACTTTGGTAATGCAGCTGCTCTGGATCGTGATGGACATGTGTTCAGTCTGTCTCCGGTTGGCACTCCAGATTACATCGCTCCTGAATTATTGCAGACAATATCCACATATAAACTAACGAAGTCAATGCATGAT gtaagctgtgatttttggtcaatgGGAATTATTGGTTATGAACTTATCTGTGAAATAACACCATTCCATGAAGAGAATGTTCACGAGACATACTCAAAGATTTTAAGCCATTGTGAAGACAGTCACTTAAAAGAGATTATAACATTTCCTTCGGATATAAATGTTTCCGAAAGCTACAAAAACCTCATTGGTTCACTGGTCACGAACCCCACTAATCGTCTgccatatgaaaaaattaaacggCATCCATTTTTCGAATCTGTAAAATGGGAAACACTTCGTTCCCAAGTACCGCCCATCATTCCAACTGTAAATAGCGACGACGACACTTCTAACTTTGAAGATGTTATTCGTAATAAGAGGCGTACCAACacatttgttaaaaaatcaattactaCAAATGTCCAGTCGAATGAATTCTGCGGTAGAGATCTGCCCTTTTTAGGTTACAGTTTTGTGCATATGGCAAAACAAAGTGCTGATGCGGAAGGAGTTGCTGATGATGCCCGGTTCAGTcgtttgaatattaaaataaaagatttacaGTCAAACCTAAAAGAGCGCGTGGAAGAGATTAATAAACTGAAGCAACAGCTAATCCGGGCTGAACAAGCGGCCAAACAATCAAACACTCAATCTAAGATATTGCAAGATGCCAAggatgaaattaataaaatgaagaatgttatcAAGGAGAAGACTATGGAGTTGGCAGCATGtaaaacgcaaataaaaactCTTCAGAGTTCCGTAAAAGTAGAAGAGGAAATGTGGGAAAAGAAGGAGGCTACAATAACTGAACTGTTACGGGTAAATCGCCAGAAATACGAAGAGGCAAAGATTGCCTCAGAACAGCGTTACGAGAAACTAATTGCAGAGAAAAAACACGAGTTGGCAAATATTATCCGAAAGTTGGATGCACGGGAAAGCGAATTGAACGGCAAAGCAGAAGAATGTAAGCATTTACAGGAGAAAATGGAGAATTATAAGGAAATGTTACGCCAATATAAGGACCAAGCTCTGGCTGATAAGGAagcttttgaaagaaataaactaCAACTAAGCGAAACATACGAACAAAAGTTGACAGAGCTTCGTTCTAAGTTGAGGAATGAAAAAGATTCAAAGTCTCGTCTCACAATGGTACTACGCGAAGTACGAAATGAAGTAGACGAATCAGTTAGTACATCTAAATCCCTACAAGAGTCGAAATTGGCCATGGAAAAGAATAATGATGAGATCTTAAAACGATTGAATAGAGAGTTGGAGGAGAACAATTCCTTACATGCACAAAATACACAGTTGGAACAGCAGTTAGAATCCGCACAAAAGGCATTACAGGACCAACAACATGAGATTAACCGTCTAGAACGCGAATTGAAT GTAGCAGAATGTGGAAAGAATTTAGCACAATCAGAACTTGCTACGCAGCAATCTTCTCCTTATGAAACGGCACCAGGCTCACTGACCGAATTACATGTTATAGAGGAACAGTTGCGCGCCGACTTAGAAACagcaaaagaaaacgaaaatgtACAGAAAACGCGAGCTGACAAATTGCAACAGATAGTTGAGAAACTTGAAGAAATGTTGGATAAATTCAATGAACAGGCGCTGTCGCTATCTCCAAGGAAAGGTGGCGCATCTAGTAATGAAAGTAATGAACATCCGGTTGCCCATCACATTCCCAGTAGCGTTGGTGATATGCTGGAAAAACAAAATGAGAAATTAGAAGATCGACTCGTCGCCGTACGCGAACAAATGATTGTTGAGCGACAGGCGGCGCGCACAGCAAATTTATCGCTTTGGAAAGTGGAGAAACAATTGGAGGAGGCTATTGCTGAGAAGAAAATGACGCAAAGGCGAATGGAATTAACTGaagataaaataaagaaaatccaGTCGGAAAAAGATGAAGCCCTACGTCAATGCAAAACTGCGCATGATGAAACAAAACAACGGGAGGAACGCATTCGTGAGCTGCGAGATGAAATATCTTCATTGAAACGTGACGTAATGAAGGAACATCGAATGTGGGAGAAAGCAGAGCAGGAACGCATGCAATGCAAATCTGAG ATAATTGAGCATATATCCAATGCACAAAAATTAGAAGAACGTCTCTCAGACCTCAATCAAAAGCTTCAGCAGATTCAACAGAAAAATGATTCCCTTCTGTTGgagaacaaaaaattacaacgcGAGCTAAATGAAGAGCGTGAAAGGAGTAATTCGGCAAGCGACAAATCATCTCACATTCAAATCGAATTGAACAATCTAAAAGACAACTACGAACGTCTCAAGTTTGCCTGCACCATAACAGATAACCAACTCACCGAAGTGGAGAGTATGTTAGAAGCGGAACAAAACCGTAATAAGAGTCATCAAGAAAAGCTGGACAACTTAAACGCGACCTTGCGTAAAAAGGAAGACCTCATAGCACAGCTCAGGAAAGAGCTATCCGATGAGCAAGTACAAAAAAGTGCTTCCGAATCGCGTGTACAAGCGCTTAACACGGAAATTACCGAATGTGCTGAGAATTTGGCACAAACGCAGAAGAAATTAATTGCTCAACAGCAACAAATGATGGAACAAACTAACCATTTGTACCAAACACAAGAACGCGTCGAAGTGCTCACGAATGAAACCGCAAACTTGCAAACGTTAAACGGAAACCACGAACGGGAACTGACTTTGCTAAAAGAGGAAAATGCGCGTATTCTATCCGAATTGTTCCATACCAAAGAACACTGTGAACGCTTGCAGCAAGAGTTGAGAGACGCACTAGTAAATTCCAACGAACTTCATGCCGAAATCGATGAGCTGCAAGAAATAATGGCCGAGAAGGAATCGTTCTATGTGCAGCGTGATATCAAATCGGAAGCCACATTGGCACAACACAAAAAACTAATAGACTACTTACAGCTGAAGGTGGAAGATTTGTCTCATAAGAAAAAACTAACTTTCACGGAAAAATTATTCGGAAGTAGCGCACATAGCAACGCCAGTAAAAAAGAGAACATTTCACCAGCCGCCGTCGAGACATCAATATTATATCGCACACTGAAGGAAGAGCTACGTCGTGAAAAACAACGGTCTAAAACACTCCAGGATCAAATTGACAAACTAAATG GTGTTTCGCAAAATATTGTTGGTTCCACGAGCGGAATGAGGTCCCCACTGAAAAGTGTCATAAAAAATGAAAGTAACACAGAGGATAATGCCAACAAAACTGTAGGAACCTTACCCAAATCATCACAAAAACAAACTCAAGCAGACGCTAAAGCAACTACCTCTAACTTGCAAGTCACAAATGAACAAGCACATCACCGCTTTGAGCTGGCATTACAGGAAACTAATAATTGCGACAATACCTGCATTGCTTGCAAAAAGCCATTAATAGCTGGTTCGCCGTTTTGGAAATGTAAAGAGTGTAAAATTGCTGCACATCGCAAGTGTCGTATTGATGTACATACGCAGTGTGGCAACCAAATTGACCAAGTTGCTTTATTTTCTCAAACAGCCGAGGATCAGAGCGATATAGATTCGATCTCGAAATATTCATATGAGGGTAAATTGGATGACATTGGTGATGCTACCGAATCTGCATCAGATGTTGCCCAAAACGAGTACACTGGAAATTTGATATTCTGTGTAGAGGTGCAacataataatgaaaatttagaGCCCTTGGAGATCAATTGTGCATTTGAAATTGAGGAGCAAAAGATAATACTTCTAGGCTGCAATACTGGTCTATTCGCCTTGCACATTCAACAGCCACAGCGATTGATGCATATTGCTGGTATTGATTCTGTCAGCTGCATCGCCGTTTCTTTGCCACTTGCCAAAGCAGTATTGGTGGGAGCTCGCGGAGAGTCACTATTTCAATGCGATTTCCGTCAGTTACTGTCGCGAAGTCAATCTTCTTCACCTTATGTGAAGAACAGCCTCGAAGCTTCTGTATTGGACCTACCATTTTGTAATCGATCCACTAATGAGAAGTGGCAAATGGTAAAAATATCAAACGAAGCGGATAATGCTTTGGACTCGGTAGCTATAGCAGCAACATCTACACGTATTGTAATTATGAAATATGActtaaagcagcaaaaattcgcACCTGTACGGGCGCTAGATACCGCTACACCAGTTTCATCAATACTTTTTACACGCCTTACAGCTATTGTTAGCTCAGATAAGTTCTTTGAGATTGATTTGGAAACTTATGCCGCTGAAGAATTTGTCGATTTGTCCGATCACGCGCTTTCGCATATACATAACTGCCAGCCAGTTGTTGCCATACGAATCTCGCAGCAAGAATTCCTGCTTTGTTTTATGGAATGTGGTATTTTTGTGGATGAATACGGTTGTCGTTCGCGACCATATGACTTGAATTGGGAATACACTCCCACAGGTTTCATATACCGTGAACCATTTCTCTATATTGCGCATTTTCAATCAGTACAAATATTACGAATACATCGCTCTTATACAAAGGAGCTGGCCAGCGCAAACAATATGAAGGATATGGATGCAGATGTCGATGATAGCTGTTCGAACTCCAAGCGCATTTATTTGAGATTCTATATGCCAACATTACTCACAGAGAGCGGAAAAGTAAACGTTTATATGCTCgcaatacaaaaagaaactGGACTACAACAAATATATCATCTGGATTCATTccaagcattcaaacaaaagcTAAACGAGTCATTGGAAACGATTTCATCGATAGCAACAGCGATTACTGCTGAATCCATCCCCACCTCTAACCCTGAAAGTATCgattaa